ATTGGGCGGTGTTCATGGCGAGGCTCCTTGTATCGATGAGGGGACGATGTCGCGAACGTTTCGTGTCCGCGTGCCGCCATCGTCGCCGGCCTCGCGCGGGCGGTCGATTACGTGCGAGGTAAGGAAATCGCGCCCGCGCCGCCGCGCTCAGCCGCCCGCGTAGTCGACCGCCAGGCTCCACGCCGGGTCCTCGTGCTTCGCCCAGTACGCATCGAACAGCCGGCGCGTCGTCGGGCCAGGCCGGCCGTCGCCGATCGCCGCGTCGTTCAGCCGCGTGACGGGCATGATCCCGCCGGCCGTCGACGTGATGAACACTTCGTCCGCGTCGCACAGTTGCATATCGTCGACGCGGCCGGCCTGCGCGTCGATGCCCATCGACGCGGCCAGATCGAATACGGTCTGCCGCGTGATGCCGTGCAGCACGCCGCGATCGGGCGTGAGCAGCCGGCCGTCGCGCACGACGAAGATGTTGAATCCGGGGCCTTCGGCAATGCTGCCGTCCGTGCACTTCAGCACGACCGACTCCGCGCCCGCGTCATAACCCTTCAACAGCCCCGCGACGAGGTCGAGCCAGTGGTAGTTCTTGATCTGCGGATCGACCGATTCGGGCGGAATCCGCCGCACGTCGTCGATCAGGTGCAGATGAAGCCCTTCGCGCAACTGCCGCTCGTTCGCGACCGAACCGTACGGCACGGCGAACGCGATGAACTGGTTCACGGCGTCGCGCGGGTCGCGGCTGAAGGTCGGCGATGCGCCGCGCGTGCACAGCATCTCGACGTACGCATTGCGCAGCCCCGAGCGGCGCACGCACTCGACGAGGATGTCGCGCAGCGCATCGTCGCTCAGCGGCACGTTCAGGCGCAGCTTCGCCAGCGAGCGCCGGAACCGCGCGATATGCAGGTCGAGACGAAAGAAACGGCCGTTCCATACGTGCACGGTGTCGTACGTGACGTCGGAATGCAGGAAACCCCAGTCGAGCACCGACACGCGCGCGTCGGCAATCGGGATGAAGCGGCCGTTCATGTACGCGGCGCCCGGCGGGAACGCGGGTGCTGCGACCGGCGGTACGCCATGCGGTGCCATATGCGGCGCTCCGGAAACGTTCGGGACGTAATCGACCTGCGCAGCAAACGACGCGCGATCGGCATCGAACACGCTGCGATGCACGACCGCATTCGGCCCTGCCGCGCGATCGAACGACAGCTTGCCGTCGAGATGATCGATCTCGTGCTGCATCAGCTCCGACACATCGGGCGACAGTGCGTCGTGTTGATGCGGCGCGCCGTCGAGCGTCGTGTAGCGCACGCTCACCGACGCATGGCGCTCGACGCGCACGAGCAGGTCGGGAAAGCACATGCAGTCGTCCCACAGCGTCATCCGCGCGTCGCTGCGCCACACGATCTCGGGGTTCACGATCACGTCGGGCCAGCCGTCCAGCGCGAGCGCGATCATCCGCTGCCCGATGCCGATCTGCGGCGCGGCGACCGCGCGGCCGAAGCCGTGTTCGTCGCGAAACGCGCGCAACGCGGCGCCCAGCGCGGCCGCCGCTTCGCGCACGGCGGGTGCTGCGACGTTGCCGACCGGCCGCGCGACGTCGCGCAGCGATACGGTGCCCACGGGAAGAATCCGCATATTCATTTGACCACCTCCGACAAAGTCACCTTGTTGCCTCCCTTGAAGGTCGAAATCGTTGCGGCCGGATTGCGCAGTTCGCCGTTCGCATCGAACGCGATCCGACCGGTCACACCCTGGAAATCCACACGATGCAGCGCCTCGACGATCTTCGCGGGATCGGTCGACTGCGCGAGCATCACCGCGCGATAGACGGCCATCATCGCGTCGTACGCATACGGCGCGTAGAGCTGCACGGGCGCGCCGTATTTCTGCCTGAAGCGCGCCGCAAACGCGAGGCCGCCCGGCATCGTCGCGAGGCTTCGGCCGCCGTCCGCGCACACGAGATTGCCGTCGAGCGCGTCCCCGGCGAGCTTCATGATCTCCTGCGTGCACAGCCCGTCGCCGCCGAGCAGCGGCGCAGCGATCTGCAGCTTCTTCATCTGCTTGAGCATCGGCCCGCCCTGCGTGTCCATGCCGCCGAAGAAGATCGCGTCGGGCGCGTGGCCCTTGAGCAGCGTCAGCGGCGCGCCGAAGTCGAACGCCTTGTCGGTCGTGTATTCGCGCGCGACGACGGCGACACCCGCCTTGCCGAGCCCGCCGACGAACACGTCCGCGATGCCCTGCCCGTAGGCCGTGCGATCGTCGACGACACCCACGCGGCGCGCATGCAGGTGCTCGACCGCATAGCGGGCGACGGCCTGGCCGAGGAAGTCGTCGTTCGCGAGCAGGCGGAACGTGGTGCGATAGCCGAGGCGCGTGAACGCCGGATTGGTGGCCGACGGCGTCAGCTCCGCGATGCTCGCCGTCGCATAGAGCCGCGCGACGGCGATCGACGTCCCCGAATTCTGGTGGCCGATCACCGCGCTCACGTGCGTATCGACGAAACGCTGCGCGACCGTCGTCGCGACCTTCGGGTCCGCCTGGTCGTCCTGCGCGTCGAGCGCAAACGTCACGGGATGCCCGCCGACGCTCGGATGGCCGGCGTTGATTTCGTCGATCGCGAGCCGGATGCCGCGCGCGCTGTCCTCGCCGAAATGGGCCTGCGCGCCCGTGAGCGCGCCGGCAAAACCCACGACGACCGTATCCGCGCCGAACGCGGGAACGGCCAGCACAAGCGGCGCAAGCGCCAGCAGCAGATATCGGGAACGCATGATGTTTTCCTCGCAGCTTCGTCGTTGACGGGTGCTACGATTATCGGCAGCCGTCGCGAAATCCGATAAACATCAGGCGGCTCCATCCGTGAATTTGTTTCGTTTTTTCTCTCCGAAGGAAATCCGATGAATCCCGCCGCCGCGCCGCTCGACGATTTCGACCTGCGGATCCTCGCCCGCCTCCAGCACGACAACCAGATCACCAACCAGGCGCTCGCCGCCGAGATCGGCCTGAGCCCGCCCGCCTGCCTGCGCCGCGTGAAGCGGCTGCGCGACGAGCGCTACATCCAGCAGGACGTTGCCGTCGTCGATCCGAACAAGGTCGGACTCCCGCTGACGATGCTCGTGCTCGTGCAGGTCGAGCGCGAACGGGTCGACCTGCTCGACGAATTCAAGCGGTTCCTGAAATCGCTGCCGGAAGTCATGCAGTGCTACGTGGTGACGGGCCGTGCCGATTTCGTGCTGATGATCGCGATGCGCGACATCGACCACTACGAAGAATTTTCCACGCGCGTGTTCCGCCAGCACCACAACATCCGCCACTTCGAGACGATGGTCGTGATGTCGCGCGTCAAGGTCGGTTTGTCGCTGCCGATCGGCATCGAGTGACGATCGCCCGTCGCCGGTACGGGCGCCAAAACGAAAACGGGCGCCCTCAGGCGCCCGCATCGTCTGCCGTCGTTACCGCGCGCGTCAGGTCACCGGCGCCGGATTGAACAGCGTCAGCGCATTCGCGAGTTTCCATTGCTCGGCCCACGTGCGGCGCTTGCCGCTCGCGACGTCGAGCATCAGCCGGAACAGTTCCCAGCCCACGTCCTCGATCGTGGCCGCGCCGGTCGCGATCTGCCCCGCGTCGAGATCCATCAGGTCGTGCCAGCGGCGCGCGAGATCGCTGCGCGTCGCGACCTTGATGACCGGCACCTGCGCGAGGCCGTACGGCGTGCCGCGCCCGGTCGTGAAGATGTGCAGGTTCATCCCCGCCGCGAGCTGCAGCGTGCCGCAGATGAAGTCGCTCGCGGGCGTCGCCGCGTACAGCAGCCCCTTCTGCCGCGCACGATCGCCGGGGCGCACGACGCCGGCGATCGGCGCACTGCCCGACTTCACGATCGAGCCCATCGCCTTCTCGACGATGTTCGACAGGCCGCCCTTCTTGTTGCCGGGCGTCGTGTTCGCGCTGCGGTCGACGCGGCCGCGCTGCAGGTAACGGTCGTACCAGTCCATCTCGCGAATGATCTCGCGTGCGACGTCCTCGTTCGCCGCGCGCGACGTGAGCTGCGCGACGCCGTCGCGCACTTCGGTCACCTCGGAGAACATGATCGTCGCGCCCGCGCGCACGAGCAGATCGGCCGCGAAACCGACGGCCGGGTTCGCGGTGAGCCCCGAGAACGCGTCGCTGCCGCCGCACTGCACGCCGACGACGAGATCCGACGCCGGGCACGTCTCGCGGCGGCGGCGGTTCAGCCGCTCGAGATGCGATTCGGCCATCGCCATGATCGAGTCGATCATCGAATTGAAGCCGACGTGCGCGGCGTCCTGCAGGCACACGACGCCGCCGTTGTCGGCCGCGCCGTCGGCGGTCACCGGAATCGTGCCGGGCGGCAGCAGGCGCTCGGGCTGCAGCTTCTCGCAGCCGAGGCTGACCGTCATCACCTCGCCGCCGAAGTTCGGGTTCAGGCTGATGTTGCGCAGCGTGCGGATCGGGATGTCGGCGTCGGGCGCGTCGATCGCGACGCCGCAGCCGTACGTATGCTCGAGCCCGACCACGTCGTCGACGTTCGGATAGCGTGGCAGCAGTTCGTCCTTGATCCGCTTCACCGCGTGCTCGACGACGCCCGACACGCACTGCACGGTCGTCGTGATCGCGAGGATGTTGCGCGTGCCGACCGAGCCGTCCGCGTTGCGGAAGCCCTCGAACGTATAGCCTTCGAGTGGCTGCAACTGCGGCGCGACGCGCGTCGCGAGCGGCAGGTCGTCGAGCCCCGGCGGCTCGGGCATGCGCATCGTGCGCTCGTTGACCCAGCTGCCGCGCGGCAGGTCGGCCAGCGCATAGCCGATCACCACGTTGTAGCGGACGATCGGGTCGCCGGCCGCGAGATCGGCGAGCGCGACCTTGTGCCCCTGCGGCACGCCTTCGCGCAGCGTCAGCCCGTCGGCAAACGTCGCGCCTTCGGGCAAGCCGCCGTCGTTGACGACGATCGCGACGTTGTCGTCCGGATGCACGCGGATGTAGAGAGGGGAAGCTGTCATCGGAATTCCTGGAAGCTACCGGTCAAATCGTTAGTCATCATACGACATTGGAAGCCAATCGACGATGCTGCGTAAACCCTTATCCGGAAAGACCCTACCATTCTGCGCCGAGCAAATCGCTTGCGTCACCCCCTCCCTCGTTGTACGATGACATACAACGACATCGCCAATGTGGCACGTATGCCGTTCCCGACGAACCCAGCACTCGCGCTAGACGGACGACCCCAACCATGACCTCACCGCAAGAACTCAAACAGATCATTTCCCACGGCCTGCTGTCGTTTCCGCTGACCGACTTCGACGCCGATGGCAGCTTCCGCCCGAGCACTTATGCCGAGCGGCTGGAATGGCTCGCGCCGTATGGCGCGAGCGCGCTGTTCGCGGCGGGCGGCACCGGCGAATTCTTCTCGCTCACGCAGCGCGAGTATTCGGACGTGATCCGCGTCGCGACGGAAACCTGCAAGGGCAAGGTGCCGATCCTCGCCGGCGCGGGCGGCGCGACGCGCGTCGCGATCGAATATGCGCAGGAAGCCGAGCGTCTCGGCGCGAGCGGCGTGCTGCTGATGCCGCACTACCTGACCGAAGCGAGCCAGGAAGGGATCGCCGAGCACGTCGAGCAGGTGTGCCGCGCACTGAAGATCGGCGTCGTGGTGTACAACCGCGCGAATTCGAAGCTGAACGCCGACATGCTCGAGCGCCTTGCCGATCGCTGCCCGAACCTGATCGGCTTCAAGGACGGCGTCGGCGAAATCGAAAGCATGGTGACGATCCGCCGCCGTCTCGGCGACCGCTTCGCGTACCTCGGCGGCCTGCCGACGGCCGAAGTCTATGCCGCCGCGTACAAGGCGCTCGGCGTGCCGGTGTATTCGTCGGCCGTGTTCAACTTCATCCCGAAGACGGCGATGGAATTCTACGAAGCGATCGCGAAGGACGACCACGCAACGGTCGGCCGCCTGATCGACGATTTCTTCCTGCCGTACCTGAAGATCCGCAATCGCCGCGCAGGTTATGCCGTCAGCATCGTGAAGGCGGGCGCGAAGCTCGTCGGCCACGACGCGGGCCCCGTGCGCGCGCCGCTGATCGACCTCACCGAGGCTGAAGCGGCAGAGCTCGACGTGCTGATCAAGAAGATGGGCCCGCAGTAAGCGGGCGCGGCCGGCGCGGGGCCTTCATCGGCGCCGCGGCCGGCTGTTTTTGCATCGCGGCAGGGCGGCTCCTGTCGCGGTCGTTTGTCACTGTGCCGCCGCACACGCATCCGCCGCGATGCGTGCCGCGTCCCCCGCTCCGCCCGCCGTCATCACATCTGCGTGATGATCCCGATGATCCGGTGGCGCACGTTCCCCAGCTTGACCCGGGTTGCCTCGATCTGCCCCTGCGCGCCCGTGCGCGCACGCGCATTCGATTCGCCGTCGAGAATCTGCCCCAGCACGTCGCGGTCGACGACCGCATCGAAGAACCGGCCGATCGTGATCGTCGCCGACTGCTTCGCGGTCGCGAGCTGGCTGTTCGCCTGCGTCAGCGTTTCGGCGCGCAGGCCCTGGTCGCGTTCGTCGATGCCGCGCCGGTATTGGAGCGCGAACACCAGCGCCTCCATGTCCTGCCGGAAACGGCGCACGGCCTGCCCGAACACGAGCGAATGCGCGTCGGCGCCGGCGACGGGCCGCCCCTGGTTGATCGTCACGTCGAATTCGCTGCCGCCCAGGTCGCGCTGGAATTCCAGCAACGCATTCGCGAGCACGCGCCCTTCGCTGTACTGGCCGATCTGGGTTCGGACGGATTTCGCGACATCGCCGATCGCTTTCCACAATCCGGCCGCAAACAGGTGATCGCCACGCTTGTTGATGTTCATCGGAGGGTTCCCTCGGTGTCTTTTGTCGGTCTCTCAGGCTCGCCTGCGGACCGGGCGGTCCGAGGCCCCGCTACTGTAGGAGAAATTCGGGGAACGCGGAAGGGACAAGATCGACAGCCGTCCTGCGCGTGACGCCGCCTCTCCGGCAGCCCGACCCGCCAAGCCGCCCCGACACAATGCTCACTTCCCGGTCAGCACATGGCATCAACATCGACATCAATTAGTGACATAATTGATGCTTCAATCTTTTCGGGAGCCGATCATGCGCACCACCTTGTCGCTGGACGACGCCCTGCTCGCCAAAGCGCAGCAGTTGACTGGCGTCACCGAGAAGTCGGCGCTCGTCAGAGAAGCGCTGCGCGCGCTGATTGCCCGCGAAAGCGCACGACGGCTGGCGCGTCTCGGCGGCACCGAGCCCGATCTCGAATCCATCCCTCGCCGCCCGTCGGAGCCCGCATGATTCTGGTCGACACCTCCGTCTGGATCGATCACCTGCGGGCCGGCGACGCAACACTCGCCACATTGCTGGAAGCCGAACGGGTATTGATCCATCCGTTCGTCGTCGGCGAACTTGCACTCGGCAGCCTGCGTGATCGCGAGATGGTGCTGGACGCGCTACGCGACCTACCCGCCGCTGCCCCGGCAACCGATGATGAAGTTCAACGCATGATCGACATCGTGCCGCTTCACGGACTCGGCATTGGTTACGTCGATGCGCACCTGCTCGCATCGGTCCGGCTGACCAGCGGCAGCAAGCTGTGGACACGCGACCGTCGCCTGCTGGCCGCAGCCGAACGCCTGCAACTCGCCGCCCACCCCGCTCACTGATCATCGACCCCGGCGGCACGAAAGCCCGCCATGCAAAAAGGCGGAAGCGGCTGACCAGCCCCTTCCGCCTTTTCGTTGTCTCGTACCGGCACGCGCTCCGGTGCACCGGCTACCGGGAATCACGCCTTCGATCGATCCCGCCCGTCACTCGCCCTTCCCGTCCCGCAAGCGCGGAATCGCGAGCGGATTGCTGTCCTGCAACCCTTCGGGCAGCAGATCATCCGGAAAATCCTGGTAGCACACGGGCCGCAGGAAACGCTCGATCGCCGTCGCGCCGACCGACGTGACGGCCGGGTTCGACGTCGCGGGGAACGGCCCGCCGTGCACCATCGCATCGCACACCTCGACGCCGGTCGGGTAACCATTGACGAGCAGGCGCCCGGCCTTGCGTTCGAGGATCGGCAGCAGCCGGCGCGCGAGCGGCTTGTCGTCGGCATCCATCTGCAGCGTGGCCGTGAGCTGGCCTTCGAGCGCGTCGAGCACGCGTGCGACTTCGTCGAGATCGCGACAGCGCACGATCAGCGACGCCGGCCCGAACACCTCGTGGCTGAACGCCGGCTCCGTCAGGAACGCCTGTGCGCCGACTTCATACAGCACGCCGCCCGCCTGGCATTCGGTCTGCGCGGCCTCGCCCGCGCCGATTTCGTGCACGCCCGGCAATTCGGCCAGCTTGCCGCGGCCGTTGCGATACGCATCGGCGATGCCGCGCGTGAGCATCACGCCGGCCGGCTTCTTCGCGAGCGCCTGGGCGGCGACGGCTTCGAAGCGGTCGAGATCGGGGCCGTCGATCGCGAGCACGAGGCCCGGGTTCGTGCAGAACTGGCCGACGCCGAGCGTCAGCGAATCGACGAAGCCCGTCGCGATCGCGTCGCCGCGCGCGGCGAGCGCGGCCGGGAACAGCACGACCGGGTTGATGCTGCTCATTTCCGCATAAACGGGAATCGGCTGCGGGCGCGCGTTCGCGAGCTGCACGAGCGCCATCCCGCCTTGCCGCGAACCCGTGAAGCCGACGGCCTGGATCGACGGATGGCTGACGAGCGCCGCGCCGATCACACGGCCGGGGCCGATCAGCAGCGAAAACACGCCGACCGGCATCCCGGATTTCGCGACGGCGGCGCGGATCGCGCGGCCGACCAGCTCGGACGTGCCGAGGTGCGCCTCGTGCGCCTTCACGATCACCGGGCAGCCGGCCGCGAGCGCCGACGCCGTATCGCCGCCGGCCACCGAGAACGCGAGCGGGAAATTGCTCGCGCCGAACACGACGACGGGCCCGAGCCCGATCTTCTGCAGCCGCAGGTCCGCGCGCGGCAGCGGCGTGCGCGCGGGCTGCGCGGGATCGATCGACGCGGCGAGGAAACGCCCGTCGCGCACGACGCGCGCGAACAGCCGGAGCTGGCCGACGGTGCGGCCGCGCTCACCCTGCAGCCGTGCGACGGGCAGGCCCGTTTCGGCGTGTGCGCGCTCGATCAGCGCGTCGCCGAGCGCGACGATCTCGTCCGCGATCGCGTCGAGAAACGCCGCGCGCGCCGCGAGCGGCTGCGCGCGGTACGCATCGAATGCGTCGCGCGCGAGTTCGCACGCGCGATCGACGTCGGCCGGCGTCGCGACGCCGAATGCCGGCGCCTCGATCGGCGCGCCTTTCGACGGGTCGAACGCGCGCAAGGTACCGGCCGAGCCGGCCACCGCTTCGGCGCCGATCAGCATCTCTCCTGTCAGTTGCATGGGGTGTGCTCCGTGGTTCGGGAATGGATCGCCCATTGTAGCCCAACAGATACGATGTCTGCCGACATCATTTCGATATTCATGCCGTCCGCCAACCTGGCGCCGATTCGCCCGGGATCCCTTCCCCGTCAGAGAAATAGCGAAATTATGGCCGTTTCACGTCATCATCCAAAGGGAAAACCCGAGGTTTCTGCATTCAGCCATTCCCAATAAACTCCTACCATGTCATACGACGACGTACATTAAAGTGCCTAATCAGACCACCCCTCGCGACCTTCCGATCGACCTCGCGCACGCCGCGCGCCGGACCGCCGTGCGCTACTGGATCCTGGCGATGCTGTTCGTCGTCACGACGCTCAACTATGCGGACCGCGCGACGCTGTCGATCACCGGCACGCCGATCCGCCAGGCGTTCGGCATCGACCCGGTGACGATGGGCTACATTTTCTCGGCGTTCAGCTGGGCTTACGTGCTCGCGCAACTGCCGAGCGGCTGGCTGCTCGACCGCTTCGGCGCGCGGCGCGTATATGCGGCCAGCATCTTCCTGTGGTCGGCGTTCACGCTGCTGCAGAGCACGATCGGCCTCGGCGGCAGCGCCGCGTTCGCGGTCGCCGCGCTGTTCGCGATGCGCTTCGCGGTCGGCATCGCCGAGGCGCCCGCGTTTCCGGCCAACGCGAAGGTCGTCGCGAGCTGGTTCCCGACCGCCGAGCGCGGCACGGCGTCG
The sequence above is drawn from the Burkholderia stabilis genome and encodes:
- a CDS encoding type II toxin-antitoxin system VapC family toxin, with translation MILVDTSVWIDHLRAGDATLATLLEAERVLIHPFVVGELALGSLRDREMVLDALRDLPAAAPATDDEVQRMIDIVPLHGLGIGYVDAHLLASVRLTSGSKLWTRDRRLLAAAERLQLAAHPAH
- the garD gene encoding galactarate dehydratase gives rise to the protein MTASPLYIRVHPDDNVAIVVNDGGLPEGATFADGLTLREGVPQGHKVALADLAAGDPIVRYNVVIGYALADLPRGSWVNERTMRMPEPPGLDDLPLATRVAPQLQPLEGYTFEGFRNADGSVGTRNILAITTTVQCVSGVVEHAVKRIKDELLPRYPNVDDVVGLEHTYGCGVAIDAPDADIPIRTLRNISLNPNFGGEVMTVSLGCEKLQPERLLPPGTIPVTADGAADNGGVVCLQDAAHVGFNSMIDSIMAMAESHLERLNRRRRETCPASDLVVGVQCGGSDAFSGLTANPAVGFAADLLVRAGATIMFSEVTEVRDGVAQLTSRAANEDVAREIIREMDWYDRYLQRGRVDRSANTTPGNKKGGLSNIVEKAMGSIVKSGSAPIAGVVRPGDRARQKGLLYAATPASDFICGTLQLAAGMNLHIFTTGRGTPYGLAQVPVIKVATRSDLARRWHDLMDLDAGQIATGAATIEDVGWELFRLMLDVASGKRRTWAEQWKLANALTLFNPAPVT
- a CDS encoding branched-chain amino acid ABC transporter substrate-binding protein, whose translation is MRSRYLLLALAPLVLAVPAFGADTVVVGFAGALTGAQAHFGEDSARGIRLAIDEINAGHPSVGGHPVTFALDAQDDQADPKVATTVAQRFVDTHVSAVIGHQNSGTSIAVARLYATASIAELTPSATNPAFTRLGYRTTFRLLANDDFLGQAVARYAVEHLHARRVGVVDDRTAYGQGIADVFVGGLGKAGVAVVAREYTTDKAFDFGAPLTLLKGHAPDAIFFGGMDTQGGPMLKQMKKLQIAAPLLGGDGLCTQEIMKLAGDALDGNLVCADGGRSLATMPGGLAFAARFRQKYGAPVQLYAPYAYDAMMAVYRAVMLAQSTDPAKIVEALHRVDFQGVTGRIAFDANGELRNPAATISTFKGGNKVTLSEVVK
- a CDS encoding type II toxin-antitoxin system VapB family antitoxin, giving the protein MRTTLSLDDALLAKAQQLTGVTEKSALVREALRALIARESARRLARLGGTEPDLESIPRRPSEPA
- the kdgD gene encoding 5-dehydro-4-deoxyglucarate dehydratase, with translation MTSPQELKQIISHGLLSFPLTDFDADGSFRPSTYAERLEWLAPYGASALFAAGGTGEFFSLTQREYSDVIRVATETCKGKVPILAGAGGATRVAIEYAQEAERLGASGVLLMPHYLTEASQEGIAEHVEQVCRALKIGVVVYNRANSKLNADMLERLADRCPNLIGFKDGVGEIESMVTIRRRLGDRFAYLGGLPTAEVYAAAYKALGVPVYSSAVFNFIPKTAMEFYEAIAKDDHATVGRLIDDFFLPYLKIRNRRAGYAVSIVKAGAKLVGHDAGPVRAPLIDLTEAEAAELDVLIKKMGPQ
- a CDS encoding aminotransferase class IV, whose product is MNMRILPVGTVSLRDVARPVGNVAAPAVREAAAALGAALRAFRDEHGFGRAVAAPQIGIGQRMIALALDGWPDVIVNPEIVWRSDARMTLWDDCMCFPDLLVRVERHASVSVRYTTLDGAPHQHDALSPDVSELMQHEIDHLDGKLSFDRAAGPNAVVHRSVFDADRASFAAQVDYVPNVSGAPHMAPHGVPPVAAPAFPPGAAYMNGRFIPIADARVSVLDWGFLHSDVTYDTVHVWNGRFFRLDLHIARFRRSLAKLRLNVPLSDDALRDILVECVRRSGLRNAYVEMLCTRGASPTFSRDPRDAVNQFIAFAVPYGSVANERQLREGLHLHLIDDVRRIPPESVDPQIKNYHWLDLVAGLLKGYDAGAESVVLKCTDGSIAEGPGFNIFVVRDGRLLTPDRGVLHGITRQTVFDLAASMGIDAQAGRVDDMQLCDADEVFITSTAGGIMPVTRLNDAAIGDGRPGPTTRRLFDAYWAKHEDPAWSLAVDYAGG
- a CDS encoding Lrp/AsnC family transcriptional regulator encodes the protein MNPAAAPLDDFDLRILARLQHDNQITNQALAAEIGLSPPACLRRVKRLRDERYIQQDVAVVDPNKVGLPLTMLVLVQVERERVDLLDEFKRFLKSLPEVMQCYVVTGRADFVLMIAMRDIDHYEEFSTRVFRQHHNIRHFETMVVMSRVKVGLSLPIGIE
- a CDS encoding aldehyde dehydrogenase (NADP(+)); the encoded protein is MQLTGEMLIGAEAVAGSAGTLRAFDPSKGAPIEAPAFGVATPADVDRACELARDAFDAYRAQPLAARAAFLDAIADEIVALGDALIERAHAETGLPVARLQGERGRTVGQLRLFARVVRDGRFLAASIDPAQPARTPLPRADLRLQKIGLGPVVVFGASNFPLAFSVAGGDTASALAAGCPVIVKAHEAHLGTSELVGRAIRAAVAKSGMPVGVFSLLIGPGRVIGAALVSHPSIQAVGFTGSRQGGMALVQLANARPQPIPVYAEMSSINPVVLFPAALAARGDAIATGFVDSLTLGVGQFCTNPGLVLAIDGPDLDRFEAVAAQALAKKPAGVMLTRGIADAYRNGRGKLAELPGVHEIGAGEAAQTECQAGGVLYEVGAQAFLTEPAFSHEVFGPASLIVRCRDLDEVARVLDALEGQLTATLQMDADDKPLARRLLPILERKAGRLLVNGYPTGVEVCDAMVHGGPFPATSNPAVTSVGATAIERFLRPVCYQDFPDDLLPEGLQDSNPLAIPRLRDGKGE